The Ooceraea biroi isolate clonal line C1 chromosome 11, Obir_v5.4, whole genome shotgun sequence genome includes a region encoding these proteins:
- the LOC105275840 gene encoding uncharacterized protein LOC105275840, which yields MRFGRKSPNNPAMTRTVVVAVLILLSISNVNLVDSLHDNLGKFLGTSSIRQVRIPELLNQLCSQSQGSNTTRRDACYGCFYRASILPQGYSMLIAMSACANTYLNNTNYGHCQAYLRNATSMPNNRSPTIIYCSFLECIRQVNKNSLIRECSLEAARMFPNFNNTNRNFTDAQLTRLFVNTSACVLAKTRCSYMNPVTGQLQDDDIVNKLHLPSFNAILVNTDYDINIVQLPVRYGSIDVCSKYRNVQQATWPGVVC from the exons ATGCGATTCGGAAGGAAGTCGCCGAACAATCCCGCGATGACGAGAACGGTGGTGGTCGCAGTTCTGATATTACTTTCGATCTCTAATGTGAACCTCGTCGACTCCCTGCACGATAATCTGGGAAAGTTTCTGGGGACCTCCTCGATTAGACA AGTGAGAATACCTGAATTGCTGAATCAGTTGTGCAGCCAATCGCAAGGTTCTaacacgacgcgacgcgatgctTGTTACGGTTGCTTCTATCGTGCGAGCATCTTACCGCAGGGTTATTCCATGTTAATAGCCATGTCCGCATGTGCCAATACTTACCTCAACAACACCAACTACGGTCATTGCCAGGCCTATTTGCGA AACGCGACCAGCATGCCGAACAACCGGAGTCCTACGATAATATACTGCTCGTTCCTAGAATGCATTCGTCAAGTCAATAAGAACAGTTTG ATCAGGGAATGCTCTCTCGAAGCCGCAAGAATGTTCCCCAACTTCAACAACACCAACAGGAACTTCACGGACGCGCAGCTCACGAGATTGTTCGTCAACACCAGCGCCTGTGTGCTGGCGAAGACTCGTTGCTCCTACATGAACCCGGTGACCGGCCAGCTCCAGGACGATGACATCGTCAACAAGTTGCATCTACCGTCGTTCAACGCCATCCTCGTCAATACCGACTACGATATCAACATCGTGCAGTTGCCGGTCCGTTACGGCAGCATCGATGTGTGCTCCAAATACAGAAACGTCCAGCAGGCGACTTGGCCCGGTGTCGTGTGTTAA